Below is a window of Leptospira stimsonii DNA.
GCTGTCATTCGAAAGCGACCTTACTTGAAAAACGGAGTTTAATCGATTCCACCTACTTCACCTACGTTCAGTCCTTATTCTCAGACCAAATCGACCTGAAAGATCTACTTATGAAACGGACAATTTCGAAAGGAGCTGAAGAATATGTCGCGAATAATTCATCTTCGCAATCCCTTAACTCCCTGACCAAAGAAGGAATAACGATCGAACCAGGTGAAAAAATACTCTACTTAGTCATTCAAGGTTGGAAGCAGAAGCGGGAATACCTTCCGGAAGAAATTGCCGTAAAATTTGTTAAGCGACCACGCGTTCACAAGGAATATTATCGCGGTCTCCTTATCGAAGCCTTAGAAGAAGTTACCGAACATTTATTTCCACGAGATTATTTTAAGGCTCTCCGTCAAAAACAATTGCTTTTACCATTTCGCTTAGTAAGTTAAAAGCATGTGTGGACGTTACTCTTTAAATGCTTCTGCATCTATGGTTGTTGAGTATTACAACCTTCGATATGAAACCGAAAGAATATATAGAGAGTTTAGAGAAGAAAAAGAAGTCTTTCCAACAAAAGTTGAGCCAGTGATTCAAAACGTAAATATGAATCGAACAATGGTGTTTACTCACTGGGGATTAAAGAATATAGAAATAAAATCGAAAGATCAAAATGGACCTCCGGTAAAACTTAGAAAGCCAGTTATCAATGCTACGATTGAAAAGATTCATTCTTATTGGAAATGGTCACAAGCATTAAAGGCTGATCGGTGCATTATACCTGCTACTGAATATTGGGAATGGAGCGAAACTATCCCAAAACCTAATAATCGATATAAGATGTATTTAGAATCCGGCGACCTATTTGGATTCGCGGGTTTAAACTGTTCTTTTATCGATGATGATGGAAGTAAGAAAATAGGATTCGTAATAGTAACGATGCCTGCGAACGAACACGTCTCACAAGTGCACCATCGACAGCCCGGATTAATCCTAAAAAACAATATGGAAGAATGGCTCGATGACTCTTGTAAAGAACCGGAAAAGTTAATTTACCATGCAGAAGGACAAGAAATTCAATTTCTGAATGAAATACCTGTGCCTGTGAAAACAATCACTCCAAAGGCGAAGAAAAGTAAAAATACTAATCAGCCTGAATTATTCTAACTACAAGACTTTTTACATTTAATTTTAATAATTAAATATGATCGAAGCTACTCCAAGTAGTATTACAATTCCCCCGATGGATCTCATATAAATTAAATAATGTTCAGGTTTCAAGAACCGCTGAGCCAAACAGTCCAAATCCAACTCTTAAAAATATCCGGTTTGATTATATATAAGACTCCTACTAAAATTAAAGCGATTCCACCAAACATTAATCATATCCTTTTTAGTAAATTTTCAAACTGCTCGTCGTCTTCAACTGCATGTTTGCGGAAGTTAGGCAAAGCACAAATCTATTATTGATTAGATAGATCGGTTTCAGAATACAAAGACCAACTCATATCAGAACGTCGTAAATAAGTTTTATCACATGTATAATTCCAAGTTTCTTTTTGTTTGTTACTTGGGTCATAGCAATAGTATTCCATCCTAATTAGATCTGGCTTTAAATCTCCGGTCATATCAATTGATAGAACTACTAAATCTATATCTACATTTTCAGGTAAGTCTTGCTTAAAAAGAAGATGGCGTCCCAATACTCTTGCATAAGTAATCGTTGGGTATATTAAAAGTGCATTGGATGCATATTCACGCTCCATTTTTGTTCCGGAAAAAACGATGCCGCGTAATTCTTTCCAAAGTTCAAGATTCTTATGTGCAAGTGTTAAACCGTACCATATGGGACAGTCTTTATCACAGCTATCGTCTTTTTCTATATTTTCCTCAACTTTCAAGATAGAAACGTTGTATAACGGAACACGTCCCTCTTCCGTAATTACTGAAATTAATGAATGTAATTTTGGTTCAATTTTTGAAATCCCACTTCGTATATATTCTACCTCTTTCCAAGGTGGTAATGACCATGTCGGATTTTTATCCCACTTATTGTCTGAATATCGACGAATCATCGCATAGCCAATTCCCCCAATCTTTGGCATGGCAATATGAGTAGTTTCAAAATTAAAGCCAGTACCGACAGCTCCTCCAAAGATCCAACCGTCTATTCCAGATAACGTCCTTATCGGATACCACGGGGCTTTAATTTTTTTACCATTAATTTCCGCTTCTATTTCAGAATTGGTAGGTTTGCCTATCAATTGAACCAAATCATCCTTAGCCAAAAAGGCAAGAGTATTGGCAGAAATATTTGGTTGTTCTCTTACGCGCAGCTGTTCAGTCATAATAACAGCTATATTAGAAACCTTGTTCGAAGGATCCTTGCAAAAACTTGAAAAGAAAATTAGTAATATTATTAGATATTTCATACCATTTTTTGCATTTCGCATTACTTTATTTATCCAGATGTTGTGTATTTTTAGCTATTTGTTTTAAACTTAATTCGATTTTTCTTTCATTGATTTACATTGAGTAATTACGAATTAATTTCTGTCCGATTTTCTTTTTTCTACTTCAACTACACCTTTGGGGAACTTTTGTGCAGATGAAAAATTAATGAATATTCTCTAAAATGCACTCCCCTAATAATTTTGTGCAGTTGAAAATAACTTAGAAGTTACGTCGACCTGCTTCGGCATGGGCAACGCGTGGTTTTATTTCTAATAAAGAATCCTCAATAGATCCGATTTGAACGGACACATTTCGTGAATCGATTTCCTGAATATTAACAGCTTTGCCGTTCGCGTTAACCGAAAGATAAATTTCTTTTTTTATTAGAATCAGAAAGATTAGCAAGATCCTTATAATAATTGCCGACCTTGCCTGATCTTTGAACCGAACCTAATCCATTCTCATACTTCTCAATAACCAAGCCGAAGATTTTACTCGGGAAATTGAAAGTATCATAAGACTTTTCTTGAGATAAATCTGGAAAATTTGAAACAATAGCAATGGATGCAGAACCATTTACGTCGCCGATTATCCAATCTCCTACTCTTAAATCGACTCCGACTCTCATTATTTCAACGTCACCAGTAATATTAAGCCTTTGCTTTAATCCTATTATTGTATCGTTATGAATAATAGCATACTTTTCACTCAGAGTATGCATTTTGATCTCCATTCATTTTCAATCTCTTCAAGTGTGAAAGAGCCATGTTTTATTTTCAGTTTAGCGTGATTAATCTTATTGATACCTTCAACTTTAAGCCATTGTAAATAATAATATATCCAATTCTTTATACAAGGAAACGCAAAAAGCCAGGCTAAGGAAATGACAAGAGGCGGAATGTAATAACTGAAAAAACCCTTCCCCAGCATGGAATATAGTTTAAATGATTTTTAAAATATAGTAAATTTTCAACTGGTTCGTAATGGTTAGTTATTAAAAAGTAAAATGCTTCTTTATGAAAATAAATGAACGAAATGATATATCGTATCGCGATTGGATCGAAGAATCTTTCTAAAAAATTCCCAAAAGAGTCAATAAACTTATCCATATAAAGTCCCAATATTAATTTATTGAATATTCGATTTATATTGTATTATGTAAAGAATAAATATCCCAGGTAAGTCAATTCTCACTTTTGATTCTAAGATTACTATTATCGTAAAATAACTCGGAAAATTATATTAAAATTTCATTCCGATCGCTCGGCTTAATTCAACCAATCGAAAGGCATCAAAATCATAACGAACTTACTGCAAGTATTGAAAAATAAGGCTTTACAAGATCGCTATTATGCTTATCATTTGTTTAGTACAATAAAATGAACTCAAATACTGCAAAAATCCTCAGTTTCGAATCTACAAAGAAAAAAGTTAGAAAAAATTCCTCCGGATCGCCGCCTACTTCCACTACTGGATTCACGAAAGGTTTATCCAAACAAACAATGAATGAACTTTTGAAGCGATTCTCAGATCCACCAAATGAAGAATCTCATCGGAACCGTGCAATCTTTCAATTCATGTCGCAGACAGGATTAAGAGCCAAGGAAGTTGTCAATAGTCGCTTTTCCAACCTCTTAGAGGGTCCATCAGGCGAAACACTGCTCAAGTATACCAAGAAAAGTGGGAGCCTCGGTTATTCCGTCTTATCGAGCGAACTAATTGTAGCAATTCGCACCTATCATTCTCGATTCGAAATCAAATCGGATTTCTTTTTTCATTCCTTACCTAAAAGACATCAGAGTCATCGTTCTCCCCTCTCTAAGCGTGGACTTCAATATATAGTCTCTTCATGGGGAGTAAAGACATGCCAAGGAAAGAACATTCATTGCCACGCGTTAGGGCACACAGTTGGAATTAAATTACTTGCAGAGGCTGGCTCGGTAGCGGCACAGAAGGTTCTTGGACATTCATCACCAGTTACTACTAGTAAATTCTATACACAACCTTTCTACGATGGCTCAAGACACTTGAAATATTGGGAGTAACTTTTCAGAATTAAAGATATATTTCTAAATAATTATCAATTAAAACTATATGAAACTTATTCTATCGAATTTCAAGAAGAACAAGTAATTTATTAATTCAATACTGCAATCCTTTGAGAACTATTTCTAAATATTTTCTCATTAAATTTTCGTTCCGCAAAAATTTAATAGTTAATTAAATTATTTTCTTTCTACTTGAAATCGAGTCAAATCCTGCAAATAATCCCGAATCCATGGCCCTATTCAAATCAGATTCGATTCGCAAAACAGCTTCCTCTGTACCTTGAACCAGTAGAGTTCCCGTCGTAAATAGATTAATATTTCCACTGGAGAATTTAAACTGTCTGAAACTTTTCTTATCTTCCCATGTATAAAAATATTTAAGATACTTTAATATATTCTCAAATTCATCCAAAGCACCGAAATATTTCATCGATTTTACGCGTGTTTTTCCCAAGTCAGACTTTAGCTTCTTAATTCCTTTATTGATTGATTGTTCATAATAATACATCAAACGAGCTCCGGTATTCTATTTATCATATTGAAATAAGATCCAGATCGCTGGACTAAAGAATTCTTAGCTAATTCAATAGGATATTTTGCCTATTATTTAAAAGAACATTTCCTGTCAACAATTATTTTATCCTTAAACATCGATTTTAATTCACAATATAGCTTAGAGAACCTAAAATAATTCTACGAGTACCGTTGATTAGATCAAACTTTCCGACCGCAATTGAAATTTTGAAGCAACGATCATATAAATGCGCTTTTTATTAATTTTATAATAGCAATTTTTATTGTTAAGTGAGCCCTCTAAGGCTTAGAAGCTTTTTAAACAAATATTCAAATCACTTATTGAAAGTTCCGCTTTCTAAATCAAATCCGAAAAAGTTAGAACATTAAAACGATTATTTATGTGAATTCATTCAATACAAAGTAGCGGAATTTGAATAATTAATTCCGCTCTATTTTAAACTATGCAACCATACTATTATCGGAATTAAATTCACTGTTTAAGCTCTCTCTTACAAACGAACTCAAATCGTATTTACCTTGTTTCTTTCTGATTTCAAAGAAGCGTATTGGAAATTTTGAAAATAACAATACTGGCACGTCCTTAAATAAATTCCGCGCTCTTCCGATCGCTTGCAAAAGTTCGTTATAAATAAAATGAAGTTGAATATCTATAATCTTGGGATCTTTCGATAAAACTTTATAATTAAACTTGAATCCATTGTATTCTACATCCATAAAGTTATTTTCCTGATAACCCGACACTAATTCTGGATCTAAGTCTAAAACGGCACTCTTCAATTTTACGTAAAATTCTGAAGGATTTGGAGTTCCGATTACAGCGAGACGTTTTCCCTCTAACTCCCGTTTTCCGTTAGTTGCAAAATAATGAGCAGCTAATTTAATATCTATTTTAGTTTTCAAATGAGAAATCATTTCGAATGAATTATCGATTAATACTTTTTCTAACTTTCTTAGCTCTTCTATTCTCCCGTCATCTAAACTTGCCTTAGAAAAACTAAATCGAGGGAACATTATGCATTTACCTTTCGGTTTAACATGCCCAACATTATGAATAACAAGTCGATCTCCAAAATACCTACTATAGCTTTCTAAATGAGGGCTAGCAGACAGAATGATCGTTTTTACTTTAGGTAGTATTTTCTTTTGAATGTGATAAATATTTTCTCCTACCCTCAGAGCATACTCAGCGTAAAATAAATTGTATATTCCTTGCGCTTTCAATATTTCAGGTTTCGCTTTTATAGACATACCCGCAGCTCTCGCATTTATATCCTTCAAGTATTCTCCTACGGTAGAAAGTAAATTATGATCAAATCCTCCTACATCCTCCAATTGCCCATCTTCTAAATTTAACCAACTTTTCAAATAAGCAGAAATTTGAACGGAAGGGTCAGTATTAAAACTATTACAATAAGAAACGAATTTATTTAAACTTTTTATATCAATAGAATCAATTTTATACAAGGTATTCATAATATCTTCATCAATATAAATACATTCTAAATTTGATACATTTTCAAAAGTCTTTGGATAGGATAATTTCTCATGTGTCATCTTTACTATCTTCTCTATTGAAACTTGTTTTATCCTTTCAAAGTAATCATTTAAATATACTCTCGATTCAGGATTTGTTATAAGCTGATCATTGTCTTTAAATTCATTAGTCCGATAACCCATATCTAACAATTCATTAATGTCGGGATATTTTTTTGCATTAATTACTGGATACGTATAACCAATTTGCAGTTTATCAATTAATTCATGACGTGGGCTTGCAATTACCTTAGTCCCTTTCCCTTCTTTCAAAGATTCTAGTAGATGTGTTTTTCCGATTCCAGTTGGAGCTATTATTAAATGCACATTATTAGAAGTGTCCAAATGAATTTGATCCCAAATTCTTTTTAATTCATCTCGTGCATCTTCTAAAGTTCTTAATTCAATATTCTCTTCTATAGATTTTATCTTAGCATTTTCATCTTCCATTAAAGTTAGAAGATTTCCAGAATTACCGCAGGTTCCATATTTCGAACAAAAGGTACTGCAACTAATTGGATTATAATCATCTACTGACTTTCGGATTGTTTCATAATAGTCATCACCACGTTGGACTATATTGTAAGGACGGTCTTTGAGAATAGTTTTTAATCTTTTCAAGCCTCCTACAATCTTAGAGAGATTGGTAATTAGAATTAATAATTCGCCATGGTCGGACGATTTTGGATCTCTAAACACCTCGCACTTACTACTTAGAATATCCCAATTGTAATTCCTAATGAGTCCTTTCTCAGACATATCTTTGGTTAATTCATCTTCGACTGATGTGGAGGGGGAGGACGAATCAAGGGAATATGTTGAATTTTTAGCATACTCTATATTATTATATATAGAGTTAGTCAGATTTTCATAAAAATTACCTTTTATACTCGGTAGTTTATAATCTTCGTCGAGTAAATTCAGTCTTTTTAATTCAGTAACTATTTCCTCGGCAATGTTTTCAAAAAATGATCTATTTCTGTTTAGATCGTTATAGATTTTAGTTCGAATATTATTATCGTTAAAGTAAATGCCGAGGAGTCGTCTTAGATTAAAAACATTATCCTTATTTAAGATCGCAATATCACCATTCTGAACGGTAATATACCCTCTAGCTTGATCAGTACATTTCTTATCATGGCCATAAATAGAAACACAAGCTTTAAGAATAATTCGATGAATGTTAGCGTTAACAGAAATAGGGAGAATTAAGATAACTCTAAATCTATCTGCGACTTCTCCACTTTTATCCTTTTGATGATTTCTAGTAGGAACAATCGCAACCGCTTCTGATTTAAAGATTTCTTTCGCTTTATTAATGGATAGACCTCCGTCATAATCTAACATTATGAGATTAGCAGATTCAAAGTTTTCATTCTTTCTTTTAGTCTCACCTGCTTTAAATTGCGCGGGAACAATTGAATGACCACTCGTTAGGTCTTTTAAGAGTTCGTCAATATCAGCGTCCTTCTGAATATAGTTATCGGTGAAAGCCACATGTTTAGGGTCTGTTACAATTTTGTTCGATATTAAATAGGATATTCTCATTCCAATACTCATACATTATTAGTAAACACAGCAGAATTTGCCTTGTTTCTATAAATAAAGTAGGGATCGAGAAGGAGAAATCCTCATAAGTTTTTTAAACATTTTGCTCAAAATATTCAAATTCATACAAAAAGAAGCTAAAAAACTGTATTTGGTTGATTAGATGTAAACCGAAAACGCCCTTTTAGATCAAAGGGCGAAGAAGAGAAGATACCTATTTAATTCTATTTATCAATTCAATATCTAAAAATGAATCAATGGGAAAATCAGAACTATCGCTCAGGAGTTTATAAGCCATCCTTTGATCGACTTTCGGATTCATAGATTTTTCGATACCGTTCATTTTTTCAGTAACCTTCTCAACGATCAAGTTACCGTTATATTCTCTAAAATAAATACAGATACCAAGATCCGATTCAGAAGGTTGAATCAGATAGACTATTCGATTTTCTTTCTCGTATAACACTGGGAGAACTTTTAATCCTGTCTTTGGGTTTTTTCCTAGTACAGAAATTCTCATTACTTCAAATAACTTTAGATTTGTTTCGTCACCATCTCTTAAAAGAATGTTATTATCTAAATACTTTCTGGCGAACGGGAATTTATCAGATAGAAACTTCTTTACTTTGAAATCCAATAGTTTTTCCTTTTCTACATTTAGTTCCTTTTGAAATTTTTCATCTTTAGTGCATTCAATAATAGATATTATTTCCTTTATGTTCTTGTTTTTAAGGCTCTCTATAACTCTTTTGCTCTCAATTTTTGAAGCATTGATTGCAATCCTGTCTTCAAACGGAATTGGTCCGTCACAGATCTGTGAATACAAGTTTTTAAACTCTAGATAATAATGTTCAGTTGTAAGATCGAGAGCATTAAAAACATAATCTGGACTTACAAAGATAACTTTGCCTGACCTTGCTTTTACTCCGACTGATATAACTGTATCGTCTTCCATTACAAGAGATTCAGAATTAACGGAGTTTTTATCCAAAATTCCAAAATTTGGACAAACATTCTGAATCGGATTCTTTAGTGCACGAGCAGATGCCGATGAACAATTCGATATTAAAAAGACCAAAATCGAAATTTTTATAAGTCCAAAAAATCCAAATCTTTCATAAACGTTTTGAATATAACTCATATAATTCTCCTATTAAGCACGTTTATTCGTGTTATTGATTATTATAAACATATTTTCGTGTGCTACAATTGTTAAGAAAGCCGCATAATTTCGTGCGTGGAATATGAGGAGTTTATACGCAAAGTTGGTCAAAGAATTAAGGATATTCGAGTATAAAAAGGAATTACTCAAGAGGCGATGGATGAAGGCGACAATGCAATTTCTTATCGAACTGTTCAAGATATAGAAAATGGACAATCTCATCCTTCCGTTCGCTCCATTTTTAAAATTTCCAAAAGACTCAAAGTAAAACCTAAAGATTTACTCGACGCATAAACTTTTTTTTCCTATAATTCCAAGGAGCGATTGGATTCTCATAGTTCCATAAACCAAGTTTATTCTCTTGAGCTAACTTTTCCGAATCCGAATATCCAGAATTAGTAGAATACTTTTTATAATGCCAAGCAAATCCAGATTTTATCATTTCTAAATTGATATCATTCTCTTTGAGATACACCTTTCCTAAATATCTCTTATACTTATCCCTTCCTTCCATCTCGACCGTAACTTGTCTTCGATAAATTAAACCCGCAAGAAAGTTATTCGATTCCTGACCATAAAATTGTTTCTTTTCAGGTGAATCAATTCCACTCATTCGAATCTTATATTCGATAGAGTTACTGAGAACTATTATTGTATCTCCGTCCGATATTTTAACTACTCGACCGAAAATAGTTTCGGACCAGAGAAGTGAAGGAACTAAAAGTATTACAATAAACCTCAGCACGGTAAAAAGCCTACTCTGAAGTAGGCCATATTTTCTATTTCAAGTTAACGACTATAAAACAACGATTTGTTTAGAAGTTTTAAAGCCTTTAGTCTTATTCTTTGGAATAAACTCAAGTGTAGTATCAAGATAAGAGGGGCCGATATACGCTTTGGGAACTTCAAACGTTATCTTTGCCTCGCAATAAATAGTACAACTCTGATACGATTCGGAGGTGATCTCTATCGATTGATTTGAAACCTTTCCACTAGGAACACCGTGACCGGACCATCTAAATGAAACATTCAACTTACCTGGACTCTTTTCCTTAAGTAAACCCTTGCCGTCTAAACTCGGAGAAAAGGTAACATAGATGGTAGTCCCGTTTTGTTCAATGTCCGTTGCATGTTCATAAAAGCTATTGGCAACGAATTCCTTTGGTTCTTCTTTTTCCTCATTTCCAGTAAATAAACCGAACACACCTAAGAGAATTACAACTCCCAAGCCCACTTGATACTTACGAGACTGATACCATTTTTGTTCATCTAATTGACTCATACTTCTCCCCCCTTTTGTGCTACCGCATTCGCTAACGTTACAGTTCGAATTTCCTTCAACTCTTTCTTCGTATTAATCGCATCCACCTGGCTCCCAAGGGTAAAAAGATCAAAGAATGCACCAAATCCGAATAATCCCAATGTGCACATCCAAAGTAAACCCGTTCCAATCTTACCTAAGTAGAACCGATGAATTCCGAATGCTCCTAAGAATCCTACGAACCAAAATAAGTATGCCATGCCTTTTGATTTCATATATCCGCTCCTATGCACAATTTAAGGGGCATATTATATTTGTCAAATACGTATTCTACGACGTGTCTTT
It encodes the following:
- a CDS encoding SOS response-associated peptidase, whose product is MCGRYSLNASASMVVEYYNLRYETERIYREFREEKEVFPTKVEPVIQNVNMNRTMVFTHWGLKNIEIKSKDQNGPPVKLRKPVINATIEKIHSYWKWSQALKADRCIIPATEYWEWSETIPKPNNRYKMYLESGDLFGFAGLNCSFIDDDGSKKIGFVIVTMPANEHVSQVHHRQPGLILKNNMEEWLDDSCKEPEKLIYHAEGQEIQFLNEIPVPVKTITPKAKKSKNTNQPELF
- a CDS encoding SH3 domain-containing protein; translated protein: MRNAKNGMKYLIILLIFFSSFCKDPSNKVSNIAVIMTEQLRVREQPNISANTLAFLAKDDLVQLIGKPTNSEIEAEINGKKIKAPWYPIRTLSGIDGWIFGGAVGTGFNFETTHIAMPKIGGIGYAMIRRYSDNKWDKNPTWSLPPWKEVEYIRSGISKIEPKLHSLISVITEEGRVPLYNVSILKVEENIEKDDSCDKDCPIWYGLTLAHKNLELWKELRGIVFSGTKMEREYASNALLIYPTITYARVLGRHLLFKQDLPENVDIDLVVLSIDMTGDLKPDLIRMEYYCYDPSNKQKETWNYTCDKTYLRRSDMSWSLYSETDLSNQ
- a CDS encoding tyrosine-type recombinase/integrase, which gives rise to MNSNTAKILSFESTKKKVRKNSSGSPPTSTTGFTKGLSKQTMNELLKRFSDPPNEESHRNRAIFQFMSQTGLRAKEVVNSRFSNLLEGPSGETLLKYTKKSGSLGYSVLSSELIVAIRTYHSRFEIKSDFFFHSLPKRHQSHRSPLSKRGLQYIVSSWGVKTCQGKNIHCHALGHTVGIKLLAEAGSVAAQKVLGHSSPVTTSKFYTQPFYDGSRHLKYWE
- a CDS encoding thermonuclease family protein, whose product is MSGIDSPEKKQFYGQESNNFLAGLIYRRQVTVEMEGRDKYKRYLGKVYLKENDINLEMIKSGFAWHYKKYSTNSGYSDSEKLAQENKLGLWNYENPIAPWNYRKKKFMRRVNL
- a CDS encoding NINE protein, whose protein sequence is MKSKGMAYLFWFVGFLGAFGIHRFYLGKIGTGLLWMCTLGLFGFGAFFDLFTLGSQVDAINTKKELKEIRTVTLANAVAQKGGEV